Proteins encoded in a region of the Flavobacterium sp. MDT1-60 genome:
- a CDS encoding tetratricopeptide repeat protein: MKWFTSITIQKIKERFSKSGIDPGAENLEKGRNLFLSNRISDALTHLNKAIHLGFETDAYELRGNCLQKLDCHDNAIEDFDKAIENDPLKFSVYYSRALSKKAVRDFTGHIEDIHNAIYYYKKSSTVENQTLKTFETQLLSAQLNIDHEMQNSAQPEKVPSGEIKSLIRDSLLLIKKVRLKAARS, translated from the coding sequence ATGAAATGGTTTACCAGTATAACGATACAAAAAATTAAGGAAAGATTTTCCAAATCCGGTATTGATCCCGGCGCCGAAAATCTGGAAAAAGGCAGAAATCTTTTTTTATCCAACCGCATTTCCGATGCCCTGACCCATCTCAATAAGGCCATCCATCTGGGTTTTGAAACCGATGCCTATGAACTCAGGGGAAACTGCCTGCAAAAACTGGACTGCCATGACAATGCCATCGAAGATTTTGATAAGGCCATTGAAAATGATCCCTTAAAATTCTCCGTATACTACAGCAGAGCGCTTTCCAAAAAAGCCGTTCGCGATTTTACAGGACATATCGAAGACATTCACAATGCCATTTATTACTACAAAAAAAGCTCTACAGTGGAAAACCAGACACTGAAAACTTTTGAAACCCAGCTGCTCAGTGCCCAGCTGAATATCGACCATGAGATGCAGAACAGTGCTCAGCCTGAAAAAGTTCCCTCAGGAGAGATAAAATCGCTAATCAGGGATTCACTTCTTCTTATTAAAAAAGTCAGGCTGAAAGCTGCAAGATCGTAA